Proteins found in one Paenibacillus sp. FSL R10-2782 genomic segment:
- the fliM gene encoding flagellar motor switch protein FliM translates to MVDVMSQGEIDALLAALSSGEMDAEELKKEDTQKKVRAYDFKRALRFSKDHIRSLTRIHENFARYLTTYFSAQLRTFVQINVVQVEQLPYDEFIRSIPKMTILNIFEAEPLEGRMVLEVHPNVAFAMLDRLLGGTGSAPSKVNALTEIETTIMERIFSRTFDSLQEAWKTVLDIEPRLEAMETNPQFMQIVSPNETIALISLSTKIGDTTGMINLCIPHVVLEPIMARLSTHQWFTSEKKSRAPEEIDALRLRVTKAQLPIIAELGESRINVAEFLGLSVGDVISLNKPVKEGLSIRVGEKLKFLGSPGMVKDRVAVQIDEIVSEGVEEIDE, encoded by the coding sequence TTGGTGGATGTAATGTCGCAAGGGGAAATTGATGCCCTTTTAGCAGCTCTATCGTCTGGTGAAATGGATGCGGAAGAACTTAAAAAGGAAGATACCCAAAAGAAAGTTCGCGCTTATGACTTCAAAAGAGCGCTTCGGTTTTCTAAGGATCATATTCGGAGTTTGACGCGGATACACGAAAATTTTGCGCGGTATCTGACCACTTATTTTTCAGCACAGCTTCGGACGTTTGTCCAAATTAATGTCGTTCAGGTGGAGCAGCTTCCTTATGATGAATTCATTCGCTCCATTCCAAAAATGACCATTTTGAACATTTTTGAAGCCGAGCCGCTGGAAGGACGCATGGTGCTTGAGGTTCACCCGAACGTAGCTTTTGCAATGCTGGACAGGCTTCTCGGGGGAACCGGATCAGCACCGTCCAAGGTTAACGCGTTGACAGAAATTGAGACGACAATCATGGAGCGGATTTTTAGTCGTACCTTTGACAGCCTGCAAGAGGCTTGGAAAACGGTATTGGATATTGAACCGCGTTTGGAGGCGATGGAAACCAATCCGCAGTTTATGCAGATTGTTTCACCAAATGAAACGATTGCTCTAATCTCACTTAGTACCAAAATTGGTGATACCACAGGGATGATTAACCTTTGTATCCCACACGTGGTATTGGAGCCGATTATGGCCAGACTGTCCACGCACCAGTGGTTTACATCCGAAAAGAAATCAAGGGCGCCTGAAGAAATTGACGCCTTGAGATTACGGGTCACGAAAGCACAGCTTCCCATTATTGCCGAGCTAGGTGAATCCCGAATAAATGTGGCCGAGTTTTTGGGTCTTTCGGTGGGGGATGTCATTTCATTGAACAAACCCGTCAAGGAAGGGCTCTCCATCCGGGTGGGCGAAAAACTGAAATTCTTGGGAAGTCCCGGTATGGTAAAAGATCGTGTTGCCGTACAGATTGATGAAATTGTCAGCGAAGGAGTTGAAGAAATTGACGAGTAA
- a CDS encoding flagellar FlbD family protein has protein sequence MIPLTRLNGSPMWLNALLIETVEETPDTYVTLVTGKRLIVLEKAADVVSLIKGYSREIGIHAATIKVQQMEEDE, from the coding sequence ATGATCCCGTTAACGCGGCTGAACGGCTCGCCTATGTGGCTTAATGCTCTGCTCATTGAGACTGTGGAGGAAACGCCGGATACATACGTCACTTTAGTGACGGGGAAACGGTTGATTGTATTGGAAAAAGCGGCAGATGTCGTCTCCTTGATCAAGGGTTACAGCCGTGAAATCGGCATACATGCCGCCACGATAAAAGTGCAACAAATGGAGGAAGACGAATGA
- a CDS encoding response regulator: MANRILIVDDAAFMRMMIRDILSKNGYEVVGEAQDGSQAIEKFKELRPDLITMDITMPEMDGIAALKEIKKIDANAKVIMCSAMGQQAMVIDAIQAGAKDFIVKPFQSDRVIEAINKTLGV, from the coding sequence ATGGCAAACCGTATTTTGATCGTGGACGATGCTGCATTTATGAGAATGATGATTCGGGACATCCTGTCCAAAAATGGATATGAAGTAGTAGGAGAGGCCCAGGATGGATCACAGGCTATTGAAAAATTCAAAGAGCTTCGTCCGGACCTGATTACGATGGATATTACGATGCCCGAAATGGACGGCATTGCCGCTCTGAAGGAAATCAAAAAAATTGACGCGAACGCAAAGGTCATTATGTGTTCCGCGATGGGTCAGCAAGCGATGGTTATTGATGCCATCCAAGCAGGCGCAAAAGATTTTATTGTCAAGCCTTTCCAATCGGATCGGGTTATCGAAGCCATCAACAAAACACTGGGTGTGTAA
- the fliQ gene encoding flagellar biosynthesis protein FliQ produces MTSEFIISLAGQAVYTVLKVSAPMLILGLVVGLIISIFQATTQIQEQTLAFVPKIVAVLLALLLFGPWILTTLVDFTFNILDNLYKYIG; encoded by the coding sequence ATGACTTCGGAGTTTATTATTTCTCTTGCCGGACAAGCGGTGTACACAGTGCTTAAAGTTAGCGCTCCGATGCTGATTTTGGGACTGGTCGTCGGTTTGATTATCAGTATTTTTCAGGCGACAACCCAAATTCAGGAGCAGACTTTGGCATTTGTTCCGAAGATTGTCGCCGTATTACTGGCATTGCTCTTGTTCGGACCTTGGATATTGACGACATTAGTGGATTTTACGTTTAACATTCTGGACAATTTGTACAAATATATAGGTTAG
- the fliP gene encoding flagellar type III secretion system pore protein FliP (The bacterial flagellar biogenesis protein FliP forms a type III secretion system (T3SS)-type pore required for flagellar assembly.), translating to MRKKIILACLLLVLFSFISVTAASAEPIPNIDIQVGNSDKGQPGATSLSIILLITVISVAPALLVLMTSFTRIVIVLGFVRTSLGTQQMPPNQVLVGLALFLTLFIMAPTFSAMNETALQPYLKGDLTQSQALDKAAVPIKTFMFSHTREKDLLLFMKYTKMEKPKDYQDIPLTVMVPAYAISELKTAFQMGFMIFIPFLVIDIVVASTLMAMGMMMLPPVMISLPFKILLFVLVDGWYLVVKSLLLSFNA from the coding sequence ATGAGAAAAAAGATTATACTTGCATGTTTGCTGCTTGTCTTATTCAGCTTCATTTCGGTGACGGCGGCCTCTGCGGAACCGATTCCGAACATTGATATTCAAGTCGGCAACTCGGATAAAGGACAGCCCGGTGCCACCTCGCTGTCTATTATTTTACTTATTACTGTCATCAGTGTAGCGCCCGCGTTGCTTGTGCTTATGACGAGCTTTACGCGAATTGTGATCGTACTGGGCTTTGTTCGCACCTCGCTGGGGACTCAGCAGATGCCACCTAACCAGGTGCTTGTCGGGCTGGCCCTGTTTCTTACCTTATTTATTATGGCGCCGACGTTCTCGGCTATGAACGAGACTGCGCTCCAGCCGTATCTCAAGGGGGATTTGACACAGTCTCAGGCGCTGGACAAGGCTGCGGTACCCATCAAGACCTTTATGTTCTCTCATACACGGGAGAAGGATCTACTGCTCTTTATGAAATACACCAAGATGGAAAAACCGAAAGACTATCAGGATATTCCATTAACGGTGATGGTTCCGGCTTATGCTATCAGTGAGTTAAAGACAGCATTTCAGATGGGCTTCATGATCTTCATACCGTTTTTGGTTATTGACATTGTGGTGGCGAGTACGCTCATGGCTATGGGGATGATGATGCTGCCCCCAGTAATGATTTCGCTTCCTTTTAAAATACTGCTGTTTGTGCTCGTAGATGGTTGGTATCTGGTCGTCAAATCATTGCTTCTGAGCTTTAACGCATGA
- a CDS encoding flagellar biosynthetic protein FliO — MDTQQGASDALSTSSNIGNIAWVLIVLIFIIVLIVYLIRFLSKRNQSWFSNRSVRILGGVGLGPNKSLQLVEVGSSVYLIGVGEDIRLVDKVSDPEEVEQILAALEQEASLQRGPIAPLFAKIADKLRRNTAVQQHPEEETSFHEMFESKLRQMPNRKDKLEKLRNEENITDRSGDS; from the coding sequence ATGGATACACAACAGGGTGCCTCTGACGCACTGAGTACATCCAGCAATATAGGCAACATTGCCTGGGTCCTTATCGTGCTGATCTTTATCATCGTACTGATCGTGTACTTGATACGGTTTTTGAGTAAAAGAAATCAGAGCTGGTTCAGCAACCGCTCCGTTCGCATACTGGGAGGTGTGGGGCTGGGCCCTAACAAATCCCTTCAGCTTGTTGAAGTTGGCAGCAGTGTGTACCTCATTGGTGTGGGAGAAGATATCCGGCTTGTTGACAAAGTATCCGATCCTGAAGAAGTGGAGCAAATTTTGGCCGCACTGGAGCAAGAAGCTTCTCTGCAGCGCGGCCCAATTGCCCCGCTATTCGCTAAAATTGCGGATAAGCTTCGACGGAACACCGCGGTACAGCAGCATCCTGAAGAGGAAACATCTTTTCACGAGATGTTCGAATCCAAGCTTCGGCAGATGCCGAATCGTAAGGATAAACTCGAAAAGTTGCGCAATGAGGAGAATATTACAGATCGGTCGGGAGATTCATGA
- a CDS encoding TIGR02530 family flagellar biosynthesis protein, whose translation MNDRITVGRLFPANVPPAAISQNRVNPVPKDGRPFGQVLQDQVLKLSNHAAKRLEQRGIELRSDQMAKINSAVDKAAAKGAKESLILMQDMALIVSVPNRTVVTAMDKQSMQDNVFTQIDSAVIIS comes from the coding sequence ATGAATGACCGGATAACGGTCGGACGTCTTTTTCCCGCCAATGTCCCTCCGGCAGCAATCTCGCAGAACCGGGTAAATCCGGTACCTAAGGATGGTAGGCCATTCGGACAGGTGTTGCAGGATCAAGTACTCAAGCTGAGCAACCATGCAGCAAAGCGCTTGGAGCAGCGGGGGATAGAACTGAGAAGTGACCAGATGGCGAAGATTAACTCCGCTGTGGATAAAGCAGCTGCCAAAGGCGCCAAAGAATCATTGATTTTAATGCAGGATATGGCGTTGATTGTAAGTGTGCCCAACCGGACAGTAGTTACCGCGATGGATAAGCAATCCATGCAGGATAACGTATTTACGCAAATTGATAGTGCCGTTATTATTTCATAG
- the flhA gene encoding flagellar biosynthesis protein FlhA, whose product MKIKEITVLAGVIGIVLMMILPIPSWLLDILLVINISIALMILLVSMNTKEALQFSIFPSLLLITTLFRLALNISTTKLILGEGHAGEVVATFGSWIAGGQIAVGFVVFLILVVVQFIVITKGSERVAEVGARFTLDAMPGKQMSIDADLNAGLINEQQARERRSKIEREADFYGAMDGASKFVKGDAIASIIILIINLVGGFIIGMAVQGKGFQEALSTYSVLTIGDGLVSQIPALLISTASGLIVTRATSDGNLADDLTGQLFSYPKLIYIVATTIALLGFFTPIHIITTLPLAVLLFVAARRMQGNMERKQIADEQMEEEQQIEEVRSPESVINLLQVDPIEFEFGYGLIPLADTQQGGDLLDRIIMIRRQCALELGLVVPVIRIRDNIQLKPNEYVIKIKGNTVGGGELLLNHYLAMSPGYDDDSITGIETTEPAFGLPALWIDENTKDVAELSGYTVVDPPSVVATHLTETIKKHAHELLGRQETRSLVDNLKENYPVLVDDLIPSVLAIGDVQKVLAKLLKEKISIRDMVTIFETLADYGTYTKDPDVLTEYVRQALSRQITQQFAQQGETLRVITVGPGLEKKIAESVQQSEQGSYLALDPVSTQTVYQRMMEQINRLIQSGQQPIVLTSPTIRMYLRQVMERTMQDVPVLSYSELEPNVEIQSVGVVNL is encoded by the coding sequence GTGAAAATAAAAGAAATAACCGTCCTTGCAGGCGTCATCGGCATCGTTCTTATGATGATTCTACCGATCCCTTCATGGTTGCTCGACATTTTGCTCGTGATCAACATATCGATTGCTTTGATGATTCTACTTGTGTCCATGAACACGAAGGAAGCTTTACAGTTCTCTATTTTTCCTTCATTGCTGCTCATCACAACGTTGTTTCGTCTGGCGCTTAACATTTCTACGACCAAGCTCATTTTAGGTGAGGGACATGCCGGGGAAGTAGTGGCTACGTTCGGTAGTTGGATTGCAGGTGGACAAATTGCGGTCGGTTTTGTTGTCTTCCTGATTCTTGTGGTTGTGCAGTTTATCGTGATCACCAAGGGCTCCGAGCGGGTTGCTGAGGTAGGCGCACGGTTTACACTGGACGCGATGCCGGGTAAACAAATGAGTATTGATGCCGACCTGAATGCAGGTCTGATCAACGAACAGCAAGCTCGTGAACGGCGTAGTAAAATCGAGCGGGAAGCGGATTTTTATGGAGCAATGGATGGTGCCAGCAAATTTGTTAAAGGTGACGCCATTGCCAGTATCATCATTTTGATTATCAACCTGGTCGGCGGTTTTATTATCGGTATGGCTGTTCAGGGTAAAGGGTTTCAGGAGGCACTGTCGACTTACTCCGTTCTGACCATTGGTGATGGACTGGTTAGCCAGATCCCCGCATTGCTCATATCCACAGCGTCAGGCCTGATCGTTACACGAGCTACATCTGACGGAAACTTGGCGGATGATTTGACGGGGCAGCTCTTTTCATATCCAAAGCTGATTTACATCGTGGCTACCACGATTGCTTTGTTGGGCTTCTTTACTCCTATTCATATCATTACAACCCTTCCACTGGCTGTTCTGCTGTTTGTTGCGGCCCGAAGAATGCAGGGCAATATGGAACGTAAGCAAATTGCTGATGAACAGATGGAAGAAGAGCAACAGATTGAAGAGGTGCGCAGTCCGGAAAGTGTCATTAATTTGCTTCAGGTCGATCCGATCGAATTCGAGTTTGGATACGGGCTGATTCCGCTGGCTGATACACAGCAGGGTGGGGATTTGCTTGACCGGATTATTATGATACGCCGTCAATGTGCGCTGGAACTGGGATTGGTTGTGCCGGTCATTCGCATACGGGATAATATCCAGCTCAAGCCGAACGAGTATGTAATCAAAATTAAAGGCAATACGGTAGGCGGCGGGGAATTGCTGTTGAACCATTATCTGGCGATGAGCCCGGGATATGACGACGATTCCATTACAGGGATTGAAACGACAGAACCAGCCTTCGGATTGCCTGCGCTCTGGATTGATGAGAATACCAAGGATGTTGCGGAGCTGTCCGGTTATACGGTTGTGGACCCTCCTTCGGTTGTAGCTACTCATTTGACGGAAACGATTAAGAAACATGCCCACGAGTTGCTTGGCAGACAGGAAACGCGGTCTCTGGTCGACAATCTCAAGGAAAATTATCCGGTGCTTGTGGACGATCTTATTCCTTCCGTGCTGGCGATTGGAGATGTACAAAAAGTGCTGGCCAAGCTGTTAAAAGAAAAAATCTCCATCCGCGATATGGTGACCATTTTCGAAACGCTGGCTGATTACGGCACTTATACAAAAGATCCAGACGTGCTGACTGAATATGTTCGTCAGGCGTTATCTCGCCAGATTACACAACAGTTCGCCCAGCAGGGAGAGACGCTACGTGTCATTACCGTGGGACCAGGGCTGGAGAAGAAAATTGCCGAAAGCGTGCAACAGTCGGAGCAGGGCAGCTATCTGGCTCTTGATCCGGTATCAACGCAGACAGTGTATCAAAGGATGATGGAGCAAATCAATCGTCTCATTCAATCCGGGCAGCAGCCTATCGTATTAACATCACCGACGATTCGTATGTATTTGCGGCAAGTGATGGAACGGACGATGCAGGATGTCCCGGTACTGTCGTACAGTGAGCTGGAGCCGAACGTTGAAATTCAAAGTGTCGGGGTGGTGAACTTATGA
- the fliR gene encoding flagellar biosynthetic protein FliR, translated as MDMLLQSFPVFLLIFCRITSFFVVAPIFSTRGVPSTFKVGISGFLALIVYLTYGTHQQVPTDAVYVLLVGREVLIGLLLGFTAYLFMTAIQTAGSFIDLQVGFGMASVFDPMTGASSPLTGNFKFAIAVLLFLSLNGHHHLINAILYSYDWVPLTNDFFVKLYGGSVTEFLIRSFAESFMLAFQIAAPIVVATFLTDVGLGFLAKTAPQFNIFVIGVPLKIIVGLFMLLLLMPSFAFIFEKLFTVMFESMRNLLDIMGNRP; from the coding sequence ATGGACATGTTGTTACAGAGTTTTCCTGTTTTTTTGCTGATTTTTTGTCGGATTACCTCGTTTTTTGTAGTAGCGCCTATATTTTCAACCCGAGGAGTACCTAGTACCTTTAAGGTCGGGATTTCCGGATTTCTCGCATTGATCGTGTATCTCACTTATGGTACGCATCAGCAAGTACCGACGGATGCAGTGTATGTGCTGTTGGTAGGTCGCGAGGTGCTGATTGGATTGTTGCTGGGTTTTACCGCTTATTTATTCATGACAGCGATCCAAACCGCAGGTTCCTTTATTGACCTTCAGGTAGGTTTCGGGATGGCCAGTGTGTTTGACCCGATGACAGGAGCTTCGTCGCCTTTAACGGGAAATTTCAAGTTTGCCATAGCCGTGTTGCTCTTTTTAAGCTTAAACGGGCATCATCACCTGATAAACGCTATTTTATACAGCTATGATTGGGTGCCGCTGACGAATGATTTTTTTGTAAAGCTGTATGGAGGCAGTGTGACGGAATTTCTGATCCGTTCCTTTGCTGAATCTTTTATGCTGGCTTTTCAAATTGCTGCTCCTATAGTAGTAGCTACTTTTTTAACAGATGTGGGACTCGGATTTTTGGCTAAAACGGCTCCGCAGTTTAACATTTTTGTTATTGGTGTGCCACTCAAAATTATTGTGGGACTGTTCATGTTACTGCTTCTGATGCCGAGTTTTGCTTTTATCTTCGAAAAATTGTTTACTGTGATGTTCGAATCCATGCGCAACTTGTTGGATATTATGGGCAACCGTCCTTAA
- the fliY gene encoding flagellar motor switch phosphatase FliY, with protein sequence MTSKDYLSQEEIDALLKQSEAGTDSTPANKTVDDFLTPLEQDALGEIGNITFGSAATALSTLLGQKVDITTPKVSIITRSEFETTFPKPHVAVHVNYVDGFEGINSLVIKKRDAQVIADLMLGGEGNPVDEELNEIHISAVQEAMNQMMGSSATSMSTMFNRFVNISPPGIDILDPMHGDGVSSLPDEQTLITVSFRLLIGDLIDSTLMQLLPVHFAKKMVSILMNGGEEDEQPQASAQQVAATAAPEVPQQTEIPQQQPAPTYQQPPVAAQVPVQTPQDAGYGQQPPMYPQDPGYGQQGAPGYGMPGGVPPQAPYGAPHHYGSIPGRNVNVQPVQFSNLQSGAFPQVDENNLNLLMDIPLRVTVELGRTQKQIKDILELSQGSIIELDKLAGEPVDILVNNKLIAKGEVVVIDENFGVRVTDIVSQWDRIQKLQ encoded by the coding sequence TTGACGAGTAAAGACTATTTGTCCCAGGAGGAAATTGATGCCCTGCTGAAACAGTCTGAAGCGGGCACGGATTCTACTCCCGCCAACAAGACCGTTGACGATTTTCTGACTCCTCTGGAGCAGGATGCTCTCGGAGAGATCGGTAATATTACGTTCGGCAGCGCAGCGACAGCTCTTTCCACACTGCTCGGTCAAAAGGTTGATATTACAACCCCTAAAGTTTCAATTATTACCCGTTCTGAATTCGAAACAACTTTTCCTAAGCCGCACGTAGCGGTACATGTGAATTATGTAGATGGATTTGAGGGTATTAACTCGCTCGTGATCAAAAAGCGTGATGCGCAGGTCATAGCGGATTTGATGCTTGGCGGTGAAGGAAATCCGGTAGATGAAGAATTGAATGAAATTCATATCAGCGCTGTGCAGGAAGCGATGAACCAGATGATGGGCTCGTCGGCAACCTCAATGTCTACTATGTTTAACCGTTTTGTTAATATTTCTCCACCTGGAATTGATATTTTGGATCCAATGCATGGTGATGGAGTATCCAGCCTGCCAGACGAACAGACGTTGATTACAGTATCCTTCCGTTTGTTGATCGGTGACCTGATTGACTCTACATTGATGCAACTGTTGCCTGTGCATTTTGCTAAAAAGATGGTGAGCATTCTGATGAATGGCGGAGAGGAAGACGAGCAACCGCAAGCGTCCGCACAGCAAGTAGCTGCAACGGCCGCTCCAGAAGTGCCGCAACAAACCGAGATTCCGCAACAGCAACCCGCACCAACGTATCAACAGCCACCGGTAGCCGCACAGGTGCCTGTACAGACGCCGCAGGATGCAGGTTATGGACAGCAACCGCCCATGTACCCTCAAGACCCGGGATACGGTCAGCAGGGAGCGCCAGGTTATGGAATGCCTGGAGGTGTCCCACCGCAGGCCCCATATGGAGCGCCTCATCATTATGGTTCGATACCAGGACGAAATGTAAATGTGCAGCCTGTACAATTTTCAAACTTGCAGTCCGGTGCATTTCCACAAGTGGATGAAAACAATTTAAATTTATTGATGGACATTCCCCTTAGAGTCACCGTAGAATTAGGAAGGACCCAAAAGCAAATTAAAGATATTCTAGAGCTCTCACAAGGTTCAATTATTGAACTGGACAAGCTTGCTGGGGAGCCAGTAGACATTCTGGTTAACAACAAACTGATTGCCAAAGGTGAGGTTGTCGTAATCGATGAGAACTTCGGTGTGCGTGTGACGGATATTGTAAGCCAATGGGACCGTATTCAAAAATTACAATAA
- a CDS encoding flagellar basal body-associated FliL family protein: protein MKKMLPWLITILLAITLIAGAAFVLIPALSGKKSEATPNAQAAQAEQLPRLSADELVEVSSEITGIKTNLADADYIVQMNLSFQLNDAKAKESFEKIKDISIKPIVIQLLADTKPDELRTAKGRDQFSDKLTDLINKSLPEGHLGNAKITDFLLAAI from the coding sequence ATGAAAAAGATGCTGCCATGGCTCATTACAATTTTACTCGCGATTACTTTGATTGCAGGTGCGGCCTTTGTACTTATACCAGCGCTTAGTGGGAAGAAGTCGGAAGCCACTCCAAATGCGCAAGCTGCTCAAGCAGAACAGCTTCCCCGACTGTCAGCAGATGAATTAGTGGAAGTGAGTTCTGAAATTACCGGTATCAAAACAAATTTGGCAGACGCTGATTATATTGTCCAAATGAACCTTTCCTTTCAATTAAACGATGCTAAAGCAAAGGAATCTTTTGAAAAAATCAAGGACATCAGTATAAAGCCAATCGTTATTCAATTACTTGCAGACACCAAGCCTGATGAGCTGAGAACAGCTAAAGGCCGGGACCAGTTCAGTGACAAGCTGACGGATCTCATCAATAAGTCGCTCCCTGAAGGTCACCTGGGGAACGCCAAAATTACAGACTTTTTGCTGGCAGCCATTTGA
- the flhB gene encoding flagellar biosynthesis protein FlhB, producing MSGLEERSLSFKYAMNLQLFSGEKTEKATPKKKQDARQKGQVAKSMELPAAGVLLVTFFALMIFGGYFKDHAVRLFRDVFVNRLLMEVTPNTTMLMMGEYGVQIMIMLAPIFIGAIVIGIVANYMQIGFLLTGEGITPKFSKIDPIKGFKNIFSMRSLVEFLKSVLKMTVIGYLVYGVLWKTKADLPKLAEMSGDQMLSFAASLTMELGLKIGVVLFVLAVLDYMYQRYEHEKNLKMSKQDIKDEYKKMEGDPLIKGKIRERQRRMAMQRMMQEVPNADVIITNPTHFAVALKYDGSEMEAPQIIAKGQDYLALRIKEIAKQNGVITMENKPLARALFQRAEIGDAIPADLFQAVAEVLAYVYKLKGKVK from the coding sequence ATATCTGGTTTGGAGGAACGTAGTTTGTCATTTAAATATGCTATGAACCTGCAGTTGTTCTCAGGGGAAAAAACGGAAAAAGCCACACCCAAAAAGAAACAAGATGCCAGGCAAAAGGGGCAGGTTGCCAAAAGTATGGAATTGCCCGCAGCAGGTGTCCTGCTGGTAACGTTTTTCGCCCTAATGATTTTTGGTGGGTATTTCAAGGATCATGCGGTTCGCTTGTTTCGGGATGTTTTTGTAAATCGGTTATTGATGGAAGTAACGCCGAACACTACAATGCTCATGATGGGTGAGTATGGTGTGCAAATCATGATTATGCTGGCTCCTATTTTTATTGGGGCCATTGTCATCGGAATCGTGGCAAATTACATGCAGATCGGTTTCTTGTTAACCGGAGAGGGGATTACGCCCAAATTTAGCAAGATTGACCCGATTAAAGGATTTAAAAATATTTTTTCCATGCGGTCACTGGTCGAATTCCTCAAATCTGTTTTAAAAATGACCGTGATCGGTTATCTGGTGTACGGCGTGCTGTGGAAAACAAAAGCAGACTTACCCAAGCTGGCCGAAATGTCTGGTGACCAGATGTTGAGCTTTGCGGCTTCATTAACAATGGAGCTGGGACTCAAAATTGGTGTGGTGCTGTTCGTTTTAGCAGTATTGGATTATATGTACCAACGTTATGAGCATGAGAAAAACCTAAAAATGTCCAAACAGGACATCAAAGATGAATACAAGAAAATGGAAGGCGACCCGCTGATCAAAGGGAAAATTCGTGAACGACAGCGCCGAATGGCTATGCAGCGCATGATGCAGGAAGTTCCCAATGCAGATGTCATCATAACCAACCCTACGCACTTTGCTGTGGCTTTGAAATATGACGGTTCGGAGATGGAAGCGCCGCAGATTATTGCGAAAGGGCAAGATTATTTAGCGCTCCGAATTAAGGAAATTGCCAAGCAAAATGGCGTTATAACGATGGAAAACAAGCCGCTGGCACGGGCGCTGTTTCAAAGAGCCGAAATCGGGGATGCGATTCCAGCTGATCTGTTCCAGGCTGTTGCCGAAGTGCTGGCGTATGTATATAAATTAAAAGGTAAAGTGAAATAA
- the flgG gene encoding flagellar basal body rod protein FlgG: MLRSMYSGVSGMKGFQTKLDVIGNNIANVNTTGFKSSRVMFKDILSQTSSGASAPDATTTAGQNAKQVGLGVSVSSIDTLHLPGSAMTTNNPTDLRINGDGFFLVKMNDAQEVPYLTRAGDFHVDANRNLVTADGFFVGDAGGDPITLADNVTSFSISQDGTIVQQLDDGTVDNGTQIGIARVTNPEGLEKIGGSLYRTTVNSNIDALEPGVANSEGRGAIIAGQLEMSNVDLTGEFTEMIVAQRGFQANSRIITTSDEVLQEVVNLKR, from the coding sequence ATGTTGAGATCAATGTATTCGGGTGTATCGGGTATGAAGGGCTTTCAAACAAAGCTGGACGTTATCGGTAACAACATTGCAAACGTAAATACAACAGGCTTCAAGTCCAGCCGTGTCATGTTCAAGGATATTTTGAGCCAAACGAGTTCAGGCGCAAGTGCGCCGGACGCAACGACTACTGCGGGGCAAAACGCCAAGCAGGTCGGTTTAGGGGTATCGGTCAGCTCAATTGATACACTTCATCTTCCAGGTAGTGCCATGACTACGAACAATCCGACAGATTTGCGGATTAACGGTGACGGATTTTTCCTGGTCAAAATGAATGATGCACAGGAAGTTCCTTATCTGACTCGCGCGGGTGATTTTCACGTGGATGCGAACCGAAATTTGGTTACCGCAGATGGGTTTTTCGTAGGAGACGCGGGTGGGGATCCGATCACACTTGCTGACAATGTGACATCGTTCTCTATCTCGCAGGACGGTACGATTGTACAACAATTGGATGATGGCACAGTAGACAATGGCACGCAAATTGGTATAGCCAGAGTGACAAACCCCGAAGGCTTGGAGAAAATCGGAGGTAGCTTGTACCGTACCACGGTTAACTCCAACATTGATGCACTTGAGCCTGGAGTAGCTAATTCGGAGGGCCGGGGCGCTATCATTGCGGGCCAGTTGGAAATGTCCAACGTCGATTTGACAGGTGAATTTACCGAAATGATCGTGGCGCAGCGCGGCTTCCAGGCGAACTCGCGTATCATTACGACCTCGGATGAAGTGCTTCAGGAAGTTGTAAACTTGAAACGATAA